In Aegilops tauschii subsp. strangulata cultivar AL8/78 chromosome 3, Aet v6.0, whole genome shotgun sequence, one genomic interval encodes:
- the LOC109786162 gene encoding uncharacterized protein, whose protein sequence is MAASAWSKLALLLCYFGLKAFVFGIVAENKKPQFGTGTVIGDGYVMCEFSRLSVVMGILSMISLLITILIGHRAVFYPYPTNKTNQQPATVPRGALLRSTILIVFFIVAE, encoded by the exons ATGGCGGCTTCAGCTTGGTCCAAGCTCGCCCTTCTTCTCTGCTACTTTGGCTTGAAGGCCTTCGTTTTCGGCATCGTTGCCGAAAACAAAAAG CCTCAGTTTGGAACTGGTACCGTCATCGGAGATGGTTATGTTATGTGCGAGTTCTCACGTCTCAGCGTGGTCATGGGGATCCTCTCGATGATCTCGCTGCTAATCACCATCCTCATCGGCCACCGCGCCGTCTTCTACCCCTACCCTACCAACAAGACCAACCAGCAACCCGCAACGGTTCCTCGCGGAGCTCTGCTTCGAAGCACCATCCTCATAGTCTTCTTCATCGTCGCCGAGTAA